Genomic DNA from Aliidongia dinghuensis:
CGGCCAGCGCCAGCGCGTCGCGATCGGCCGCGCCATCGTGCGCGAGCCGCGCATCTTCCTGTTCGACGAGCCGCTGTCGAACCTCGATGCCGAGCTGCGCGTCGGCATGCGTGCCGAGCTTGCCGACCTGCATCGGCGCCTGGGCACGACCATGATCTATGTCACCCACGACCAGGTCGAGGCCATGACCATGGCCGACAAGATCGTCGTGCTGCGCGCCGGCCGGGTCGAGCAGGTGGGGGCACCGCTCGAGCTCTACAATCATCCGCAGAACCGCTTCGTCGCGGGCTTCATCGGCTCGCCCCAGATGAATTTCCTCGAGGGCCGCGTCGCCGGCGCCAACGGACCCCGCTTAGCGGTCGAGCTGCCGGGCCTCGGCACCGTCGAAACACGGGTGGGATCGAACCACGCCGCCCCTGGCACCGCCGTCGCGATCGGCATCCGGCCAGAGCATGTCCAGGCCGGCCATCATGACGGCAACAACCTGATCGGCAAGGTCTCGGGCGTCGAGCAGCTCGGCGGCTTGAGCTACGTGCGGCTCGGCAACCCGGACATCACGGTCCAGATCCCCGGCCAGACCCGCCTCGCCCACGGCGAGGCGACGCCGGTGCATTTCCCGGCCGACGCCATTCACGTCTTCGACGCCGACGGGCTGACGCTGTCCGCCCGCGCGTAAGTTTTCGAGCCGCCATCCCCGCATAAGCGGGGATGGCGATGAAACAGCCTAACGGAAAAGCATCCCGATGAAACCGATCCGCCAAGCCGTCCTCGCCGAGACCACAGAGCGGGGCGTCACCCTCGATTGCGGCGACGGCATCCGCTGCCGCATCTCGATCCTGAAGCCCGATCTGGTTCGGGTCCTGTTCGTGCGCGGCGCCGAGCCGCGCCAGCCCCGGACCTGGATGGTGCCGGCCCATGGCACGGCCGACGTGCCGTGGGAAGGCCGCGACCGGCTGGA
This window encodes:
- a CDS encoding ABC transporter ATP-binding protein, which produces MMGRTDGSLALKNVVKRFGGTQVIYDVSFDVADGEFVVFVGPSGCGKSTLLRMICGLESVSDGEICIGGDRVNEVSAARRGLALVFQSYALYPHMTVYQNMAFGLENLGMPRAEIEKRVAEAARMLRLGDYLQRKPTALSGGQRQRVAIGRAIVREPRIFLFDEPLSNLDAELRVGMRAELADLHRRLGTTMIYVTHDQVEAMTMADKIVVLRAGRVEQVGAPLELYNHPQNRFVAGFIGSPQMNFLEGRVAGANGPRLAVELPGLGTVETRVGSNHAAPGTAVAIGIRPEHVQAGHHDGNNLIGKVSGVEQLGGLSYVRLGNPDITVQIPGQTRLAHGEATPVHFPADAIHVFDADGLTLSARA